TTTGTGTTTTTGAAAACTATTCTTTGTGTAACAGGATTTTAGTATCTAAAGTTTTGCTGCTAATGTTTTTTTGGTGTGGGTGCTAAATCTTAGATTGCTGTTTTCTTTTAGCTTATACGTGGCATTATTGTGGGAGGGGGGTGAATGTAATATTTGTTGTTAGTGGCCCTCAAGTCTATTTTATCTTTCTTAAGTTGTGAAAGCCCTCTGACTGCCTTATGAGCAAAAgagagggctataaataaaccaCAGACTAGTTGTGTGTGGCTATAAAAACGTCCCCAGAACTTCAGTTAATACAAAATGGAGCTGCTGGCTTAACAACCAGCGCAGGTGTCTGCGGCATATCTCTGCAGGGCTTTAACAGTGATGCTGGCTGGCGGCCCATTTCTAGGAATAATTCCaagtgatatttaaaaaaaaaagccttagaGGTCTTCTTTGAGGCCTCTCTGGACTCCACTGTTTCAGCTAAAGCAGTGGTTTCAGGCTGTGACTTAAGGGGCCATTAAATGAATGAAGTGAGGAATGCAACTTCCCTGGAACTGGAAATCGGTCCCTTGATTCTGTGCAATGATATAAGAGAATCCAGGTGActtgaccatggctgtctcaagtGGAGTGAGGTGAGAGGGACAAGTCCAAGATGGAGAACTGTTGCGCAGAAAGAAGAAAGACTTGCACAGCATCTGGTTATATCGCCATAAATCCTAAAGAATGGGGACTAAATCTGTTGGAATAAAAGTCATAAAATAGGTGGAGAATAGGAATTTAATCAAATATCGTTGACTCCCTCACCCAGCCCCCAAAATTACCTTTGGATAACACTGGGCTCTTGGCCTGCGGACTGTCCTCCTAAGGACGTGAAATGAACAACAGCACCCACATCAGACAGGCTAGGCAAGCTTTCCTTGCTGCCACCGTGACCGGATTACAAAGGGACAGATTCTTGTAACTTTCCCAAAATGAGAGGGAAAAGCCTTGGGACATTGGTGTCCCTGTGTCTTGTCAGATTTCTGTCGCTGTGGTTACTTGACTTGCTTGAGCTGCCTCCAGCCTccattttgtattctgtttgAGAGCTTTGTTTCAGATTCCTCTTTGTCTCCTGGCCAAAAGAGCGTCAGAAGACCCATCTGGATGAGACTGAAGCAGGGCCACCAACTCCAGTGATCTTGGAGGGCATGCCGACTGGGATACGGCcagttgcagttcaaaaaacCACCTTCCAAAGCACTGCACTCACCATGATCCACCAGATATCCCCAGGAAGCCCACAAggcagagatgatgatgatgataatgacttGTCTCCCCAAGCAGATGGAAGTGGCTGATGAGATAAAGATGAGAGAGAAAAGGTCTCTTCTGCAACTGAGGTGCAAAGCACATGGCAGAAAGAATCCCACTTGAGACCGCTTgggctgccttggctcagtgcaagggaattctgggaaccaggtttgtgagccatttagccttctctggggccacaacaaactccggttcccaggattccctagcactgagcctgggcagtccAAGCGGTCTCAAGCCAGAGGATTTCTGCAAGGGGTCTGGGATCTGATCATGGAGCTGAAGAGAAGGAGCTGCCACTGTCGGTCTTCCAGCTGCAGCCGGACCGAAGCCTTCTTTGCGGCTGCTGGGCTCCTCTTGGCTCTGCTCCCAGGCCTTTCCAGAGTGCAGCCCACAAGAGAAAGAGGCCGAGGAGAGAAGCCAACAGAGGAGGAGAGCCAGGGGCCACTGTTTGGCTCAAGCTCTTGGCCATGGCAGCACttgccacccccctccccccccaggaGAAACCACAGAGGAGCTCCTGGAGGCTGCCTTGTTTCAAAGGCTTGGCTCGGGGGCTAAGGCAGCTCTGAACTGCGATCTCAAACACACTCCTCCATCGAGAGGAGTCCAGTCACTCTCAATGGGAAGGCCTGAGGTTctttgggaggcagctgggaaGGAAGGGCCCAGCCGAGAGAGAGGCCAactccacttcccagaatcccccgcgCTGAGCCAGACCCCAGAGCGCATGCTCGCCGAGGGGAGGACTGAAGGGCGCTGGCGGGAGGCTCGAAGCCTGGGCGGGGCCTTTCGCGGCGGGCCAATGGGGAGGCGTGCCGGGGCGAAGGGCCAATGGGAGCCGGGCGCCGGGGAGCCAACGGTATCGTTGGCGAAGGGGGTGGGGCTAAGCAACGTCTCTTTCACTTCCCTAATCCCTAGTCGCTACTGGGCGACTGGGGCCCGAGGTTCTCCTCCGCTCCGGAGCAGGTAAGGCAGGCAGGCAAATCGAGGGCCCCGGCGCCCGGGGAGAAGCCAGCCAGGCCttcccgctcctcctcctcctgggccaagGCAGGCCTGCAAGGCTTCTGGCTCGGGGTTAACCCTGAGGAGGCGGCAGCGCCCTGGGAAAGCGAAAACGAAAGCGAAAGGGCCTCgttgcctccctctctttctctctctccgaCCGCAGAGCAGCCATGGCGGCCCTGGCAGGAAGCGACTACGAAACCCAGCTCTGCGGCAACTGGTAAGCAACCCGAAGGCAGGGCTTGGCTCGGGGGCgctctgccttctcctgatgaAGGcttgggaggagggagggagaggcccaAGGAGCATGGCTCCTTGCGCTCTTGGAAGGCTTGCCAAGGGCCCCGTCCCTCTCTTCCAGCCAAAAGGAGATCCCCGCGGCCAACTTCGTCATCCACGAGATCCACTGCCGGAGGAACATTGGGGTCTGCCCCGTCTGCAAGGAGGCCTTCCCCAAAGTGGAGCTGAGGCGTCACCAGGAGCAGGAGCACACCCAGGTGAGAGCAAGGGGGCCCCTGGTGCTTCCTCTCGGCTTCGCCTGCCAGCCGGGACGGAGCACCCACCGCCTCTTTTCCCGCTGCCTTTGGTCCTAGGTGGTCTGCAAGTGCGGCAGGGAGATGGACAGAGGCCTTTTGCAAGAGCACGAGGTGAGTAAAAGAAGAAACACTGCAGAGagaacctggtttggcaccgctttgaagCCTCCTGCTCAAGGCGATGGATTCCTGGTAGTTGGAGGTTGGTTGTGGGCCCGGAAGTCTGctccgggcccacaacaaactccaactcccagaatcccatcgccTTGAGCCAGGAGGcttcaaagcggtgccaaactgggttatttctcaaCTGTGGATGCCTGGCCAACTCCTCTGCCCAGGCACCCAGGAAGTACCCTCAGCTCCAGGGCCTGAGTCATTCTGAAGCGAGCGGAGAAAGCACCAGCCCCTGCTATCAGGAAGGAAAAGGTGCGGCCATTGTTGCCAACCCAGAGGGCTGGGCTGGCATCCCAGGAGGCCCGGGTTGGGCTCCCGACTTCAGCGGAGACTCCAGGTGCTTCCCTCAGGGGCAAGGAGTCGGAAAGAGCCCACAGAAGGGCTTCTTGAGGCTGCTCAGTTGACAAATAGAGTGCTTGGCTTGCCTCTCTTGTCCTAGGCTTCCGAATGTCCCTTGCGGCCTGTAGCCTGCCAGCACTGTGACATCGAGCTGGCCTTCAGCAAACTTCAGGAGCACGAGGACTACTGTGGCACTCGGACCGAACGCTGTAGCAGATGCAACCAAAATGTCATGCTGAGAGACCTGAAGGAGCACCCCACAGACTGTGGCAAGAAGACGAAGGCAGCGGGAGTTGGCCAGACCAGGCCCTCGGAGGCAGTTTTTCAGAATATTCAGACTATCCGAAACATCCCCCCTCCGGATGATGCTGCCAGATCCCTGCCGAGGACGAGCAGGCTATATAACGCTCTCTTGCGTGACCAGCTGCCCAGGGAGTTTGGCAGGAGGAACAGTGGTCCAGCTCAGGTGGATGAGAATCAAGGTAACATCATCTCGCAAACTAGGAGATGGAGACTTTTTAGGACAATGATCAGGGACAGAAGCTCTGGTTGCTGTTAAACATGGTTAAAGTGGATACTAATGTTAACCTTAACCATGGTTAAGGGCATTGGGAGATGTTCTTGAGAGAGTGTCTGACAAAGGACTATTCAGGCCCATCATCACTGGAGGTAGAAGTATCTGTGTACTAGCCTTGTTAGGAGACCAGTACATAccttgagccagtgtggtgtagtgatttcagtgctggactaggactggacaagtctctctctctcagcctcagaggaacaccATGGTGGCAAACATCATTTGAATAAatctgcccaagaaaaccccatgctaaggttgccttagggttgctgtaagttggaatgACTGGAAGGTACATAACACCACCATATACGTTGGATGATGAGGTGCTGCAAATAACCTGGGACCTTTTGCACACCATCCTGGTGCCTTGAAAGTGATCTTTGGCATTTCCCACAAATATCCCAGAGGGGAGCTCCTCCTTTTTTTCAGCCCAAAACAAGTTTGAGGGAATGTTTTACGTAAGTTTTCAAAATCATGTCTTCACTCCTAGTTTGTGTTGCTGCTGTTTCTCCAAGTACTGTAAATGGTTAGGCTGATGCTAAAGATGAGAGTCCTATTACATTTGTCCCTAATGTTCCTTTATGTTTTGTCTCGTGAAGCTCACCTGGAAAAGATGACAACCCCTTTGGCCTTTAGGGGAGAGCAGGATTGTGACTTGGATTACCTGTTGGCTTTGAgcttgcagcaagaaaatgtctCTCATGAACACAGTGCCGCTGCGATCCAGAGTGATCTCTTGCGGAATATCTGTCCCAGCAAGGATAGCTCAGTGGAGAACTCGCTTGAAACAGATGAGTCCAGTATCTTCTCTCAGGATGCACTGGTGCATAATGCTCCAAAGAGGTCCAATAGTAAGTGGCTATTTGGTACTCGTCATCTTGGAGACTCCTGGCTATTGGGTAGCTTGCTGTGGTGTCATGGAACGTGCATGTATATTGTTGACTGAACTGTTCCAAGGATGTTAACAATGAATTTGCCTTTTGTGAGGGTAGCATAAGCTCTGCTGGACTTGAGAAAATCCACACAGGATTCAAAGGCTGTGTGTTGGTGCAACAGAGTGGATAGGCAAGTTTTCCCTATGGGTGTTCAAGAGGGGAGTCTCAAGGAACTTGGGTGCTAGTCTAAATTTCCTCCATTGGCTTTAAACTTTCAAGTCAGAGTTCGCTTTTCCGCGCTTCCCTTTCCAGTCTTTTGTGTGATactatttagattgtaagcctggaggCAAGGCTTGTCTTGTGTTGGAGCCTTTTCGCCTGAGAAGCAGGGTcaaaaactcttttaaaatgtttgttttcagctTGGAAAAAATGGGAACCCTGCTTGATTGCTTGGAATTCTGAAGCGATGTTGCCAGTGGCTCAATGGGCGCTGTGGTGAGGGGTGTCATGTTCTGTCTCTTTGCCTTGCAGCTGTGATCCTCCTGTCTTGTGAATTCTGTGAGGAGCTGTACCCAGAGGAAGACCTCATCCTTCATCAGGTTTTATTACCATGTATTCTTCCAATGCTGCTAGAAGGGAGAACTGATAGAGCTGAGGACAGAGAATGCCTGTAGCCCTCTTTTCGCACTATATAGTTGAAGTGTGCTGAAAGCAAGGCTTCTGTAGTAAATGTGCATGTGTCTGGTGGAGAGCCAGCCCTCAGGTGTTacgtgtgtgtgtcttcaagtcaccgcTCAACATATTGCAATCCCGTGAATTCCATAGGAATTTCTTAGGTAAGGCATACCGAGAAGTGGTTcatttttgccttcttctgaatataaaagcctacagcccctggtatttcttggcagttCTCCATCCA
This genomic interval from Sceloporus undulatus isolate JIND9_A2432 ecotype Alabama chromosome 10, SceUnd_v1.1, whole genome shotgun sequence contains the following:
- the TRAFD1 gene encoding TRAF-type zinc finger domain-containing protein 1 isoform X2 is translated as MLAEGRTEGRWREARSLGGAFRGGPMGRRAGAKGQWEPGAGEPTVSLAKGVGLSNVSFTSLIPSRYWATGARGSPPLRSRAAMAALAGSDYETQLCGNCQKEIPAANFVIHEIHCRRNIGVCPVCKEAFPKVELRRHQEQEHTQVVCKCGREMDRGLLQEHEASECPLRPVACQHCDIELAFSKLQEHEDYCGTRTERCSRCNQNVMLRDLKEHPTDCGKKTKAAGVGQTRPSEAVFQNIQTIRNIPPPDDAARSLPRTSRLYNALLRDQLPREFGRRNSGPAQVDENQAHLEKMTTPLAFRGEQDCDLDYLLALSLQQENVSHEHSAAAIQSDLLRNICPSKDSSVENSLETDESSIFSQDALVHNAPKRSNTVILLSCEFCEELYPEEDLILHQTGCDPTSALAAFSKRSSSSPQSERLRGLWEQLQSNQTTGNREMPPFQHDTYSSLMLPCEFCGIQLEEDILFHHQDQCDLRPDTASSAGRTPMQQRTPAMNNVEKTEILDLPRTRIQHQGEISRQHREEFRQQKQSLPGSQSQSNLVTAQHIQPTSDNRRENNIGPTKGGKPRVGVQTSSWHPSDLPAAPMSTRRSHRNFTPSSYKPSFPDTAPTRPSLRSESGRSPTRRTHYNNTEAKRWQAESNYSDDE
- the TRAFD1 gene encoding TRAF-type zinc finger domain-containing protein 1 isoform X1, giving the protein MLAEGRTEGRWREARSLGGAFRGGPMGRRAGAKGQWEPGAGEPTVSLAKGVGLSNVSFTSLIPSRYWATGARGSPPLRSRAAMAALAGSDYETQLCGNCQKEIPAANFVIHEIHCRRNIGVCPVCKEAFPKVELRRHQEQEHTQVVCKCGREMDRGLLQEHEASECPLRPVACQHCDIELAFSKLQEHEDYCGTRTERCSRCNQNVMLRDLKEHPTDCGKKTKAAGVGQTRPSEAVFQNIQTIRNIPPPDDAARSLPRTSRLYNALLRDQLPREFGRRNSGPAQVDENQAHLEKMTTPLAFRGEQDCDLDYLLALSLQQENVSHEHSAAAIQSDLLRNICPSKDSSVENSLETDESSIFSQDALVHNAPKRSNTVILLSCEFCEELYPEEDLILHQTGCDPTSALAAFSKRSSSSPQSERLRGLWEQLQSNQTTGNREMPPFQHDTYSSLMLPCEFCGIQLEEDILFHHQDQCDLRPDTASSAGRTPMQQRTPAMNNVEKTEILDLPRTRIQHQGEISRQHREEFRQQKQSLPGSQSQSNLVTAQHIQPTSDNRRENNIGPTKGGKPRVGVQTSSWHPSDLPAAPMSTRRSHRNFTPSSYKPSFPDTAPTRPSSLRSESGRSPTRRTHYNNTEAKRWQAESNYSDDE
- the TRAFD1 gene encoding TRAF-type zinc finger domain-containing protein 1 isoform X4; its protein translation is MKSPSGAILFLRKGRGICRWTMLLAAMAALAGSDYETQLCGNCQKEIPAANFVIHEIHCRRNIGVCPVCKEAFPKVELRRHQEQEHTQVVCKCGREMDRGLLQEHEASECPLRPVACQHCDIELAFSKLQEHEDYCGTRTERCSRCNQNVMLRDLKEHPTDCGKKTKAAGVGQTRPSEAVFQNIQTIRNIPPPDDAARSLPRTSRLYNALLRDQLPREFGRRNSGPAQVDENQAHLEKMTTPLAFRGEQDCDLDYLLALSLQQENVSHEHSAAAIQSDLLRNICPSKDSSVENSLETDESSIFSQDALVHNAPKRSNTVILLSCEFCEELYPEEDLILHQTGCDPTSALAAFSKRSSSSPQSERLRGLWEQLQSNQTTGNREMPPFQHDTYSSLMLPCEFCGIQLEEDILFHHQDQCDLRPDTASSAGRTPMQQRTPAMNNVEKTEILDLPRTRIQHQGEISRQHREEFRQQKQSLPGSQSQSNLVTAQHIQPTSDNRRENNIGPTKGGKPRVGVQTSSWHPSDLPAAPMSTRRSHRNFTPSSYKPSFPDTAPTRPSSLRSESGRSPTRRTHYNNTEAKRWQAESNYSDDE
- the TRAFD1 gene encoding TRAF-type zinc finger domain-containing protein 1 isoform X3, producing MKPFACINLQETDTISVLKVPPENGRKRDEIPKWRYFVFTKRAAMAALAGSDYETQLCGNCQKEIPAANFVIHEIHCRRNIGVCPVCKEAFPKVELRRHQEQEHTQVVCKCGREMDRGLLQEHEASECPLRPVACQHCDIELAFSKLQEHEDYCGTRTERCSRCNQNVMLRDLKEHPTDCGKKTKAAGVGQTRPSEAVFQNIQTIRNIPPPDDAARSLPRTSRLYNALLRDQLPREFGRRNSGPAQVDENQAHLEKMTTPLAFRGEQDCDLDYLLALSLQQENVSHEHSAAAIQSDLLRNICPSKDSSVENSLETDESSIFSQDALVHNAPKRSNTVILLSCEFCEELYPEEDLILHQTGCDPTSALAAFSKRSSSSPQSERLRGLWEQLQSNQTTGNREMPPFQHDTYSSLMLPCEFCGIQLEEDILFHHQDQCDLRPDTASSAGRTPMQQRTPAMNNVEKTEILDLPRTRIQHQGEISRQHREEFRQQKQSLPGSQSQSNLVTAQHIQPTSDNRRENNIGPTKGGKPRVGVQTSSWHPSDLPAAPMSTRRSHRNFTPSSYKPSFPDTAPTRPSSLRSESGRSPTRRTHYNNTEAKRWQAESNYSDDE